From one Danio rerio strain Tuebingen ecotype United States chromosome 19, GRCz12tu, whole genome shotgun sequence genomic stretch:
- the lypla2 gene encoding acyl-protein thioesterase 2 has product MCGNNMSVPLLAEAVTVPGTEKETAVVIFLHGLGDTGHGWADAMTSIRLPYIKYICPHAPRIPVTLNLKMTMPSWFDLMGLSPESPEDEAGIKRAAENIKAIIDHEVKNGIPSNRIVLGGFSQGGALSLYTALTSQQQLAGVVGLSCWLPLHKTFPQAAGASANKDTPILQCHGEMDPMIPVQFGAMTAEKLKTIVSPENITFRTYPGLMHSSCPQEMSAVKDFIEKQLPRV; this is encoded by the exons ATGTGTGGCAACAACATGTCTGTACCCCTGCTCGCTGAAGCCGTGACGGTGCCTGGGACGGAGAAGGAGACGGCTGTG GTGATCTTCCTTCATGGCTTGGGCGATACAGG ACACGGCTGGGCTGATGCCATGACATCGATTCGACTGCCGTACATCAAATACATCTGCCCACATGC gccCAGAATCCCTGTAACGCTCAACTTGAAGATGACCATGCCGTCATG gTTTGATCTGATGGGCTTAAGCCCGGAATCACCGGAGGATGAAGCAGGGATTAAGAGAGCAGCAGAGAACA TAAAAGCCATCATCGATCACGAGGTAAAGAACGGTATACCATCCAATCGTATTGTCCTCGGGGGCTTCTCTCAG GGTGGAGCTCTGTCTCTCTACACCGCTCTGACCTCTCAGCAGCAGCTCGCTGGCGTCGTCGGACTCAGCTGTTGGCTTCCCCTTCATAAGACTTTCCCACAG GCTGCAGGTGCGAGTGCAAACAAGGACACTCCCATTCTTCAGTGTCACGGTGAGATGGATCCCATGATCCCGGTGCAGTTTGGGGCCATGACAGCAGAGAAGCTCAAGACCATTGTGTCTCCAGAGAATATCACCTTCCGCACCTACCCGGGTCTCATGCACAGCTCCTGTCCTCAG GAGATGTCTGCTGTGAAGGACTTCATTGAAAAGCAGTTGCCCCGAGTCTGA